A stretch of DNA from Hydrogenispora ethanolica:
TTTTACCTCTCCTTTATTTTTTGGTATATCAGTCCAAAATCGAAAACTTTCTTTCTGGTTCAAAGTCTTTCGCAATTGAAGTTAAGGCTTTAAACATGGCAACTAACTTGGGACCTTTGACTTTCAACTTTTGACTTTCGACTTTTGACTTTACCCTTTAATCGCCCCAATCATCACTCCTTTGACAAAATACCGTTGGAGCCACGGATAAACCAGCACAATCGGAATCGTGGCAAACATGACACAGGCGGATTTCAAACTTTCCGGCAACTGATTGGTGGTGGTGCCGCTGCCTTCTTTGACCGCCATATCCACTGCCAGGCTATTTTGGACGATTTGATAGAGTTTCAATTGAATCGGATATAATTTGGGTTCCGTAATATAAAAGAGGGCATCTTGAAAACTATTCCATTTGGACACCGCATAAAACAGGCCCAAGGTAGCCAGAACCGGCGTGGATAAAGGCAGAACAATTTTGAAAAGCACTCCCAGATCCGAACACCCGTCCAAACGGGCTGATTCGAGCAAACTCTCCGGGATGGAATTGAAAAAGGTTTTTAGGATAATCAAATTAAAGCAGCTGATCATGCCCGGCAATATTAGGGCCCATATGGTATTGGTCAAATGCAGGTTTTTCACCAATAAATAATCTGGGATGATTCCGCCGCTAAAAAACATGGTAAAAATGATGAGAAATAAAAATATTTTCCTACCCAGCAGCCTTTTTTGGGTCAGTGGAAAAGCGGCGATAGTGGTCATGAACATGCTGATGATGGTATATAGGATGGTAAGCTGCACTGTAAAAAATAACGAGCCGGTCATATATTGGTCACGGAAGATATCCAGGTAGGTTTGGAGACTTACTTCCACCGGGAATAACCACACTTTTCCCTTGATAATCGCCGAGTTTGAACTCAATGAAATGGCGGCGACATGGAAAAAAGGGAGTATGCAAAGAATGACCGTAAATAAAATGATGCTCAATACGATTCTATCGAATATTTTTTCCGAATTCCGAGTATTCATCAGATTGTCTCCTTTCTTTACCAGATTCCTTCTTCGCCGCACTTATTGGCAATGAAGTTCGTTACTAGCAAGAATATCATTCCCACCGCCGATTGAAACAGACCGACGGCCGTGGCCAGGGAATACCGCATCGATTGCAATCCCACCCGGTAGACAAAGGTGCTGAGTACATCCGAAAATTCGATGACATAAGAATTGCCGATGATATAGGGCCGGTCAAAGGTCAGGGTCAAAATCCGGCCCAGATTGAGAATTAAAAGGATGATGATGGTATTTTTAATTCCGGGTAAGGTAATATGCCATATTCTCCTTAATCTCCCGGCGCCGTCCACTTCAGCCGCGTCGTAGAGTTCATGATTGATGCTGGTAATGGCCGCCAGATAAATAATCGTTCCCCAACCGGAGCTTTGCCAAACTCCGACCAAACAATAAGTGAGGAGCCAATGCCATTTTTCGGTTAAAAACGGAACCGGCAACATTCCCAAGGATTTGAAAAAAATGTTGACCAACCCTGATTGGGGGGCCAATAGCTGGGTGACAATCCCGCCAATAATGATCCAGGATAAAAAATACGGCAGATACAATATGGTTTGGGCTGTTCGTTTAAACCAGTTCATCCGGATTTCGTTCAGAAGAATCGCCAGGATGATCGGAGCCGGGAAACCGACGATCAGGTCCAATAGGTTCAACATGGCGGTATTTCGGAGTGCCCGGTAAAACTCAGGCATGGAAAATACCTCTTTGAATACATCCCAACCCACCCAAGGGCTTTTCAATATTCCCTGAAATAGATTAAAGTCTTTGAAAGCGATCGTTACGCCGTACATCGGTACATATTTAAAAACTAAGAAAAACGCCATGGGGAGTATCAACAGCATGTAAAGCATCCAATCCCGCTTAATTTCGAACATGATGTTTCGAGTACCAACAGTTTTCCTGCTGTTTAAAGACTTTAAGTTGCTCATCGAAACAAAGGCTCCCTCCTTGAATGGATAGTCATTTATTACCTGGACATTGGGAATTCATTACATTAGCCTGACATTAGCATTTTATTTTCTTCCCTCTCTGTGACCGCTTGTGTCAAATACTAAGACCGAAAAGCGAATGTCGAATTCACTCCCATTTTATCCCATGCCGTGCATTAATCAACCATGGATATTTGATAAACTTTCACTTTTACTCATTTTACAATTGGCAAGTAATTTTAATCGTAATGAGCAAAACTAAAAGTTCTGAGAATGATAACCGATTAATATTCTATGGTCTGTTCCGTCCATGTAGGGCCCATTGATATAAAAGCCATGTGATAAAGTCTTTTGAATTGAAATCTAGAGGATCATTTTTGCAAAAGGATTTAAAACCGACTTTATCCCTTGCTTTTCTGAGCTTTTGTGAACACCCCGACCTTTCGGACGGGGTTTATCACAACGCTTATAAAACATTCCATTCTCGTAAAACACTGGTTCCTAGCCCATCTGGGGGTCTTTTCCCATTACCATTATTGCTTATGAATCAGCCATGAATATTGGGCTCAATTTCACTTTTGCTTATTTTAAGTAATTTTAATCATCATAAGGAAATTGAAAGTTTCCGTGGCGGAAAAGAGACGAATAGCGCTTGGAAAGCCTTATTGCGAAGAGTATAATTGTAACTGGAAAATTAAACCTTTATTGCGTGATTGTAACTAACCGATATCCATTGGAGGCCACTGACGATGTTTCCCGGATTCAATAGAAATGTAGCTGAAATTGCCGCCGGAATCAAAAACTCGCCGCTCTTTGTGAAATTATTCGCATCCCTGGCCCTGTTTATCATCGTTCCGGTATTGATTGTCTGCTTGATTTCCAATTATGCCATCCTGCATTTTGCAGAGACCGGGATCAGCAAGTCCGGAATCGGAAAATTGAAAGTGGCTGACAGTTTGACCAAACTCCTGGCCGACGGCGTGGGTAAAGATGCTTTGCGTCTTTCGCTAAACGCCGATTTAAACAGGTTGAATAATGTAACAAACTATCGAGCCGCCTTAAAAAACATTAACGACGTAACGCTGCTGTCGAGGTTTTCCAATACTCTTACGGAAATGGTGAATACCAACGATAAATATCAATCCATAGCGTTATATATTGATGACGCCGATTATGTTTTTTCGGCAGCCAAAGAAAGCAGCAGCGTTGTCTTAAAACAAAACTATCTCGATACCGGCTGGTACCGCCATTATCGGGACTTTAGAGCCTATAAAACCAATACTTTATGGCTGGACACCCGCATGCCCAAAAACAGTAACATCTATATTCCCAAAGACATTCCCGGGGGCAAGCTGCCGGAGTCTCCCGTGAACCACGTAATCACCTATATGTACCCGCTAACCCCCTATACCACCAAATTGCAGGGTGCCCTGATTATCAATGTCTATGAGGATGGATTGAACAAACTGATTAATCGTAACAATTTCGACAGCGAGGGCTATATCGGCATCGTTACAAGCAAGGGGGATGTCATTTCCCATGTGGACAAAGAATTGGTTGGCCGGAATATTGGCGGTGAAAAATGGATTCAAAAAATTTTGCGGAAAAAATTTAGCGAGGGCTATCTTATCGATACCATTGAACATAGAAAATCTTTAGTAACTTACTTAAAGACCGATCTCAACGATTGGATTTATATCGGAGTATTTCCCCTGGATTCCCTGATGGCGAAAGCAACCACTTTGAGATTTGGAACCTTATATGCCGCTTTGGTCTTGGTTCTGCTGGGATTGTTCCTTTCTTCCCTAATCTCCCGCAAGCTCTATCATCCCGTCAAAACACTAATTCAGGACATTCAAAACCATAAGAAAATCGATATTCGCGGCAATGAAAATGAAATGACCCTGATAGCCAAAGCCTTCGACACCATTATCAGGCAAGAGGACTTGCTCTCCGACACCCTGGAAAAAAACAAACGGAATATCCGGAATAATTACCTGTTAAGCTTACTCCGGGATAATGAAGACCAAGATAACGCCGTCGAGTTGTTCGGAGAAACCTTTCCCTATCCGCATTTCGTCTGTGCCCTGATAGCCATCGACAAATGTGAGGAGTTTGATTGCAAATACCCCAAAGAACAACAATATTATATGAAAGAATTCATTGCGAAAGTTGCCGAAGAGATTCTCCCTTCGGCCACCGGCCTTGTTTTAGACCGTAACAAAATCGTCCTGATCATCAATGCCGCCAAAACCGGACCGCAACTTCTAAATGAGCTGCGGGAAAGTTTCGGTAGAATTCAGCAGGAATTGACGAAAGTTTTTGACTCGGTTTCCATTGCCATCGGGGATTGCCATGAAGGAAAACGCGGTTTGAAAACTTCTTTTAATGAAGCCCAGGAAACGCTGAAACGCAAACTGATTCAAGGAGGTGGCCGGATTGACACCTGGCGGGCAGGTTACGGAGCTGCCACCCAATACTATTTCCCATTTTCGATAGAAAAGCATATTTTAAACCATTTGGAGCTGGGGTTAAAAGAAGAAACTCTGGCCGCCTTGAATGATCTAATCGCCGAAATCAAAAACCGGACCGATCTATCGTATGATAATATTGTTTTGATCTTCAATCAATTGCTGGGCAACACCGTGAAATATCTGGTGGAGTCGCACCTGAACATCAGCGATATTTTCGGGGATGATTACAATATTTATCAACAACTGGCCACCAAAGAAACCCTGGATGATATCCACTGCTGGTTGATTCATATTTATAGCCGCATCTTCGCCTACCGGGAAACCCCCGCCGCCGACAACAAGACCCATTTCGCCAAGATGATGGAATACATTCGCCAAAACTATAAAAAAGATATCGATATCAACATGCTTGCGGAATATGTCGGTTTGAGCTACTCGTATGTGCGGAAGATCTTTCATGATGAAACGGGGGAAAATATTGTCAATTTTATTAACAACTTTCGTATCAATGAAGCCAAAAGACTGTTGCAGGAGACGGACATGAACATCAACGAAATTGCCCTAAGTCTTGGTTATAATAATAATCAAAGCTTCAACCGTTTTTTTAAAAAGTATGAAGGAATAACTCCCGGCGAGTTTAGAAATATAAAATCCCGCTAGGCTTTTCCAACATATAGCTGTTCATTTCTCAAGTCAAAAAATTTGAAAAACCGACTTTTGTGACAAAAAATAAATTGGGATACTTGAAAACTTTTCCTGTAGCTTTTGCGCTAAATATTCCATACCCGGCATTTCGCTTTCCGCATGTCCCAATACAATCAGCGCCTTATTCTTTCCTTGCTGTACGGCATCCCTTATATATTCGGGAGTTTCCCATTCCGGCCCCTCTCCGTAGATAACCAGATCAAGGCTTTCCTTTTCCAAAAGCGGTATTACCAACTCTCCTCCGCCTCTGTAGCCGGCCAATAGGCCAATGCGCCTGCAAATCATCTTCGGATCGCCGAAGTAACGAACAAACTTAAGTCCTAAACGTTTTTTCACATGCAAAATCGCTTCTTCAAGGGAAGTCTCGGGAATTGTCAGGATTGACGCAGCCGGAAGGTTTTTAACTTCATAATCCTGCCACTCCAGAAATTGAAGTAATCCCTTGGCAATCCCATCAGGCGTCCGTTTATGAATACGATCATGCAATCTGAAGATCGCGATTTTACTTTCTTCAATTGTTTGGCGCTTTTGCAAATATACCGGATCGGTCTTCAACATTTCTCTTTTATCCCAGTGGCTATAGAATATGCCTTCATGGGTAATAATCAGGTTTACTCCCAAGTCCTTTGATTTATTGATAACCTCTTGGGTTGCCAAAAATGTGACAACGACGCCTTTAACCGTTGAGTCAGGATTTCCATATTCAAGTTTATCAACAGTAGGTTCAATTGGCATTGCCGGATCCGCCACATATTCGAGTATATCCTGGATACGTAGGTTCATGTCCCGCCGCCCCTCTCAAACACGAAGTCGTTTAAAAGCGTTGTGATAAACCCTGTCCGAAGGCCAGGGTGAACACAAAAGCTCAGAAAAGCAAGTGATAAAGTCGTTTTTTAGCCCACTGAAAGGATGATTTCCGAATGGACGACTTTATCACATGGCTTTTAAATACCCCCGGTTATGAATGTTGTGTTATGATTGCTCATCCGCTTCGAGTTCTCTCTGACAGGATGACCACTCGCCAGCCCGCTCCGCCAAAAAGAAAGAGGCCCTGTCGGCCTCCTTGAAAGTTTCCTAGCGAATCTCCTGCAGCGTGGAGACGATATTCGTCACAATACCGTATTCCTTCGCCTCTTGAGCGCTCATCCAGAAATTCCGGTCCGTATCATGCTCCACCTTCTCCAGGGGCTGGCCGGTGGCCTCGCTGATCAGCCGGTTGATGCGCTGGCGCATTTTGATTAGCTCCTGGGCTTCGATGTTGATATCCGCCGCTTGCCCGCGGACTCCGCCCGCCGGCTGATGGATCAGGTAGCGGGTGTTGGGCAGCGAATAGCGGTCCTCTTTGGCGGCGCCCAGGTAAATGGTGATGGCGGCGCTGGCTACCCAGCCGGTGCCGATCACGATGATCCGCGGCTTTACAAATTGGAACATATCGTGGATAGTATCGCCGGACTCCACGTGGCCGCCCTGGGAATTGATGAATACCTTGATCGGATCATTCGAAAGCTCTTGCAGGAAAAGCAATTGTTGCATGGTCTTTTCGGCCAGTTTCTGGTTGATCTCCCCGCTAATCGTTATCGCCCTGGTTTTGGCCAGGATATCGTAGTACTTATCCCCTTGCATCGCCACTTCCAACTCATTGGCTTCATCATTGAACATGAACCGACTCACCTTTCTAAATTAGTTTCCATTGTTTTCTGGTCGTTTTACAATGTACATTCGCTATTGTTTCTTATTCCCCTCCCGCTATTTTCAATACTATGAATCGTCAAGATTTGCCCCGCCAGCCCAAAATCCGGATATCTCCCGGCGCTGAGCATTGGTGCAGGGATCGACCCGCCCGGGGCGGGTTCGAGTCTCGTTCCCCCTTGATTTGCTTTATTCTCCGGCCGATCCGCTTTCATTCCGGCAAGTCCTTCCGCAGACTTGGGAAGTCCTTCCGGGG
This window harbors:
- a CDS encoding carbohydrate ABC transporter permease, whose amino-acid sequence is MNTRNSEKIFDRIVLSIILFTVILCILPFFHVAAISLSSNSAIIKGKVWLFPVEVSLQTYLDIFRDQYMTGSLFFTVQLTILYTIISMFMTTIAAFPLTQKRLLGRKIFLFLIIFTMFFSGGIIPDYLLVKNLHLTNTIWALILPGMISCFNLIILKTFFNSIPESLLESARLDGCSDLGVLFKIVLPLSTPVLATLGLFYAVSKWNSFQDALFYITEPKLYPIQLKLYQIVQNSLAVDMAVKEGSGTTTNQLPESLKSACVMFATIPIVLVYPWLQRYFVKGVMIGAIKG
- a CDS encoding ABC transporter permease; the encoded protein is MFEIKRDWMLYMLLILPMAFFLVFKYVPMYGVTIAFKDFNLFQGILKSPWVGWDVFKEVFSMPEFYRALRNTAMLNLLDLIVGFPAPIILAILLNEIRMNWFKRTAQTILYLPYFLSWIIIGGIVTQLLAPQSGLVNIFFKSLGMLPVPFLTEKWHWLLTYCLVGVWQSSGWGTIIYLAAITSINHELYDAAEVDGAGRLRRIWHITLPGIKNTIIILLILNLGRILTLTFDRPYIIGNSYVIEFSDVLSTFVYRVGLQSMRYSLATAVGLFQSAVGMIFLLVTNFIANKCGEEGIW
- a CDS encoding helix-turn-helix domain-containing protein, whose protein sequence is MFPGFNRNVAEIAAGIKNSPLFVKLFASLALFIIVPVLIVCLISNYAILHFAETGISKSGIGKLKVADSLTKLLADGVGKDALRLSLNADLNRLNNVTNYRAALKNINDVTLLSRFSNTLTEMVNTNDKYQSIALYIDDADYVFSAAKESSSVVLKQNYLDTGWYRHYRDFRAYKTNTLWLDTRMPKNSNIYIPKDIPGGKLPESPVNHVITYMYPLTPYTTKLQGALIINVYEDGLNKLINRNNFDSEGYIGIVTSKGDVISHVDKELVGRNIGGEKWIQKILRKKFSEGYLIDTIEHRKSLVTYLKTDLNDWIYIGVFPLDSLMAKATTLRFGTLYAALVLVLLGLFLSSLISRKLYHPVKTLIQDIQNHKKIDIRGNENEMTLIAKAFDTIIRQEDLLSDTLEKNKRNIRNNYLLSLLRDNEDQDNAVELFGETFPYPHFVCALIAIDKCEEFDCKYPKEQQYYMKEFIAKVAEEILPSATGLVLDRNKIVLIINAAKTGPQLLNELRESFGRIQQELTKVFDSVSIAIGDCHEGKRGLKTSFNEAQETLKRKLIQGGGRIDTWRAGYGAATQYYFPFSIEKHILNHLELGLKEETLAALNDLIAEIKNRTDLSYDNIVLIFNQLLGNTVKYLVESHLNISDIFGDDYNIYQQLATKETLDDIHCWLIHIYSRIFAYRETPAADNKTHFAKMMEYIRQNYKKDIDINMLAEYVGLSYSYVRKIFHDETGENIVNFINNFRINEAKRLLQETDMNINEIALSLGYNNNQSFNRFFKKYEGITPGEFRNIKSR
- a CDS encoding Nif3-like dinuclear metal center hexameric protein, producing the protein MNLRIQDILEYVADPAMPIEPTVDKLEYGNPDSTVKGVVVTFLATQEVINKSKDLGVNLIITHEGIFYSHWDKREMLKTDPVYLQKRQTIEESKIAIFRLHDRIHKRTPDGIAKGLLQFLEWQDYEVKNLPAASILTIPETSLEEAILHVKKRLGLKFVRYFGDPKMICRRIGLLAGYRGGGELVIPLLEKESLDLVIYGEGPEWETPEYIRDAVQQGKNKALIVLGHAESEMPGMEYLAQKLQEKFSSIPIYFLSQKSVFQIF
- a CDS encoding ATP-dependent Clp protease proteolytic subunit produces the protein MQGDKYYDILAKTRAITISGEINQKLAEKTMQQLLFLQELSNDPIKVFINSQGGHVESGDTIHDMFQFVKPRIIVIGTGWVASAAITIYLGAAKEDRYSLPNTRYLIHQPAGGVRGQAADINIEAQELIKMRQRINRLISEATGQPLEKVEHDTDRNFWMSAQEAKEYGIVTNIVSTLQEIR